CATGGCTGAGGTTCCTGTCTTGTGGAAAATCAGGTGGCTGCTCTTGCTAAGTTCTGGCAGCCAGCTGCACTTGAACAGAGAGCGGGTCTCTGGGCCTTCCAGTACCTCCACTACAACAGGAAAGGATTCATCTGGCTGGGAGTGGACCTCTGTCAGACTGAGCGGGGTCACGAAACTCGCATCCTTGCACACATCGGTGACGTCGACCACATCCACCTCTAAGCTGGAGGGAAACTTCAACACGTTCTTCCTCACTGTACAAAAAACAAGAGGATTCATGTTAGAAAATGTAGAAAAGCTACTCGATGGAACTGTATTAACTAAAACCAGAACACACTGAGGTTTATCAGTGATAGAAGACCTTTACTAGAAGGAGAAGTACTActaataaaagtataaaatacagtgtaaaaatacacctgcattcaaaatctatGGCAGTAAAAGTTCGGTAATATAACCAACAGCAAAATTAAAGTCTCAAAAATGGTGTCATCATTGTGCAGGTCCCTGTGAGTATTATACTAttataaagtatattaaaataCTGATCACTAATGCGCTGATGTTGGTTAAAGTGGTGCTAAtttaaactactttattcaCTATTGGGTAATTTAATCTGTTACAATTACGATTCTCTGGACAAATCTCCTCAGGTCTACTGCGTTTCACAGAGCCATTACAGGATGAAATTCTTCACCAAATCATGTCACTAAAATAAATACCAGAGACGCtttcaataaaacattaaaagattACTTAAGCAGTTAACCGTATTAACAAACAGGAAATTAagtgatgaaatgaaatgatgcaACTTGTGAAATCTTGCTTACAGATTTTGTTTGAAGTGTATGACACTATGTGAttctttgttgcttttttgtatgtaatgtgatttttgtatgtatgtgtataatGTACATAATGGTTTGTTAAAttgtaaactaaactaaacttatCTGCCAATCTGTCCTTTTTTCAGATACGAAGGACACGTTCAATCTGAAAACGCCGTGCACCATTTTGCTCCTTGAAACGGCGTGAGAAGGTATGCAACAAGCTCTGAAGTACGTGTTCTCTTGTTTGGTGGTTGTGTCAAAGTGTTACCAAATAATAGGTGAAGATTTTTGGGGGGGCTGACGCAGGTGGACATGTCCCTGTGCCATTGTCTGCCCCAATTAAAACATGagagtagcagaggacttttattttgacaaaattaaagacatttacgccataaattaatgcagaaaaggaacaaattggtgcataaaattcACCAGAACGCAGGGAAGTTTTCTGACAGAGGACCCCCCCTAACCCCCCGTTTCATATGTGTCGCCCTTGTACCCAATCAGCACAACGGATCCAACTTAAGTTTTTCACAAATACGTCCACTGCAGCTTGGTGTATGCAATAATTgaagacatttgttttttataataTAAGCCACCTGCACAGCTGCCACAGTTGCTTGTGTAACACAACAGGGTTTTCAACGCAGCTCCGTTtcagtttaaataaacattttgctgTGTTTCGTTGGGGCTGAACATCTGTGGTGGTGTGGGGCAGGGGATTATCAGTGCCAGATGGTGAGACTTGGGCCCAGCGTTCCAGTTTATAAAGCTCTGGTGGTAAATGTGGCTTTAGTTCCTCTTAAGTTCTTCCCTTAACTTTGCTGAGATGCATATCACAACACCCTCACGCTATCTTCACTGCCATGCGCACCTTACACTTCTGATTCCACTGACCTCCTCTctccgtgtgtgtttgtatatttgttgtgtatttaattaatcacagactTTAATAATTTTGTATAACTTTTAAAGACGTGGCCTTATGAGCCAGGCTGTGACACATTGCATCATATTTGATGAGCTCATCATTGGTTTTATACAAGGGCATAGGTTTTTTTTGAGCAGGCCAGAAAACGTTGAggatcaaacacttaattttctgcattctcgTGAATATCTATACACCAATTTGTTCCTTTTCTCAGTTCCATTTATGATGTACATATCTTTAAtcctgtcaaaaaaaaaaatcttccacTACTTTCATATTTCTATTGGGGGAGAAACATGCACATTCTAAATACTGAAGGGGATGTGTCCTTTGCAtccccccaaaatctacaccaATGGTTTTGTAAAACCTTAATCTGCACATAACTACTAACTTTAAACTAAGAAATAAACGTATCGATATAAGTCAAATATTTGCCGTTCAAAAGTAGTGAGGTATGAAATAGCATAACATGGCCGCACTCATGTAAAACTACTTCAAAATCACATTTGAGTGTAATAGTTGactaaataaaaacttaaattcCACTTTAATTAACACTCAAATATATTAATGTACTCTAATCAAGAGTTAAACGATGTGAAAATAATAACCTATTATGTAAGTAAGATTCAGATAACTTTAATTCTCttcaaataacaaaataaaaagtaggTTATTCTCACAGTTCATGATGGCGTGGACCTGGTATATTGGACTGAGGACAAGGGGCCGATCACACTTTGTGGTGTTGATGAAGCGAAACCTTCGACTGCATAGGCAGGGCGAGGACATGATCTCCCGCAGAGTGAAACGCTCCTCGCTTTCACACTCTCTGAACTCTCCTTGCAAGGAGAATGGGATAGACACTTCTGCAGAGGCTTCCTGTTTTCCTTGAATATGGCAGCGCAACTGATCCTCTTCCCCCTCGTGCTGCTTGATAGAGAGCACGGTCAAAGCTCTACCAGCCCCCAATGTGAAATTGCCAATGGTTATCTTGGAGCGGCTGGTGAAAGTGAAGGGAAGGCAGGATTCCAGGCCCACAGGCCTCAGGCTCATCATCTCCTCGATTGTACTGTACGGCATGTCCTCCGGAACAACCTTGAATAAACCTGAGAAACAGCAACAAGTGTCAGTGGTCAGCAACGTAACAAAATTAGCTGTTCTCATGAGAATCTTGTTGACAGCTCAGACCAACCTGTGTGGCTGATAGGTAGCTCAAACTTCTCATTGTTGCTGATGTCCTCGCAGCAAACTGATAGGAGCTCAATGTTGATGACCTTTATCAGATCCCCAGTAGAAAAGCACACTTCACTCCCAGAAATTTCATATATAGACCCTGAAATGGAGAGTGAGAAACAGAACGAAGACGGATATAAATAACCAGATCAACAATCAATGTGCAGATATATTAAGTATTAATAACAGATCTTCTTATTGTTCTTAATTGGGATGCTTACACTAAAGagaaatatttctttttacCAAACATTGATAATATAAACTATTCAACTCAAACAAATACGCACTGTCTTATTGGCTGCAATAATGTCTGATTTGGGCTTGAGACAAGAGGGAAACATGTATACTTTATAGATATAAACATATGCAGTagatacagacagacacagtacAGAAATCCAGACACATTATGATTTGTAGTGGTCTAATCTCTTCAGAAAATCTTTTATCTCCTTAGCTTTGTCCTCATCTGCCCTCACAGTTTCAGTTCACAATGACTAAAACAACCAAATGCCTACCTTGGAAATACACTCCAGAGCAAACTTGTAGAATTTTTGGCAGACAAGAGTTGTCCAATGAAGCGATGAGTTGTTGAAGCGGCAAAGCAGTCGTGCCTGCCATCGCTGCTGCCTCAAGTGTGCTGTGATCAAAAATGAAGGCAGACAGCAAATGGCAAGCAAAGCATAAAATGAGGTTGCTTTCTCAGTCAAAAACCACAAAAGTGAATGAGGAAGTTACAGGAGGTGTTTGCACAGTGCTTGCATTCACAGGCGGAGGACAAGTGATAGGACGTGTGCATTATTATACTGTGAAGTTGTGAAAGAAGGTGTTTGAgttatttcttatttaattGATTGTGACATAGAGTCTCGATTAGCTGTCACCCAGAGAAATAGACCGAGATACTCTAAGCTTTATAGCCTTATAAggaaatgtgtcaaaatgtacatgtgtgtgtgagagagtgttgGACCTGCAAATATTACAATGTGTACAAAAGGCATTCCTCATTACGTACTCACCTGTTAAATGGACAAAATCAATTCTCTGTTAACACTGTTTGAAGGTCGAAAAGATCCAAAACACCACATTTTGTCTTTGCATGTCAAGCACACTAACAACTCAGTGGCTTGACCAAACACAAAGTTTTTAACAGGTAGCAACTATATGGACAGATTACGAATAGCCAAATTTCAAAGAAAGGACAGACAGAGTGGGGAAATTTAATTTTACTAAGTGTACCACCCTTGTATCCAAATTTATTGGTCCTGATGCACCTCAAAGTGCCCCATGACACATCCCTCACACATGTAATTTACCCTCTGCTCTCTCAATCTACCTCAAACACATAGCAGGAAAAGACAGCACATTTACTTCCTTCTGTTGATTTGCACTGTCGAGTAAACCAGGCCTCCTCCCCTCTTCGTGACATGATGAGGCAGCCCCTCACAGCATCTGACAAAACCCACGACACTTTCCATATCAAAGATCAGCCTGGTCTGTTGGTTGAATCTCTTGAGGGGTTTCCCCCCCCTTTCCATGATCCAACTTAGCAGTACCACCTCTCATCAAATGCTAGCCTGACAACACTTTGACTCGTGTAGAGGAAATGGCGTAATGCTCTtgcatcaaaaataaatatctgaGATCTGAGAATATCTTGTGTTGCTTTGGTTCGCAAGCCACTAGTTCTCCAcaacaacaacccaaaaaagacacacttGACAACCATTGGTTCTGCAGCACATAGCTATTTTGAGTAAGAAATCTGGGCTCTGAGGACCTCTAGTGGTTGTTGAGGGAACTCAAAGTTGTTCTCTACTGTAATTGCCCTCAGTGATGCTAGCACAGTATGCTCATGATACTCTTGGCCACTTTCAATTTTATTAGGCACATTATGTATTTTACTAACTTGAGTTGGTGGTTAAATTTGGACGCTATGTGTTTGGACTACAACTCCCAGTAACCCAGAGTGACGGTTACCCATCATGCAGCTCGGCCATGAGAAGATGAGGCAAGATGGCGActaaaacaagcaaagaaagtGCTCCTCCTTTTGATTGTCCATCATGGTGAGCATATGCACATGCTAAAGTTGTAACCGGTTGTCTGTGATGCAATATCAGATGCATATAAGCACAGCACTCATATCCCTCATCTTTTACTGAGAGAGAAGATTGTAGTTTCTGTAAGCTAGCGTTAGCAACCTagcaagctagcaagctaactcgtTAACGCCGCTATTAAATTAGTAATGGCGTTGgatgatgtttattttaaagtgtgttttcaggACAGTGCTTcgtatttttaatttcaaaagtGATAGTTGTGATTAGAAGAGGTTTTGTGATATAGATAAGGCATTTTATTATATAGCCTTTGCCTTGCTCTTTGATAGCGTTGCTGTTCCAAGAACGTTAGCTAGATGATGACCGATGTTAACGTTCCCATTAGCTTATTGTACAGGTACAAGCActtgtttttgtgaatttacCTTTAAGCATAACAAGAGAACAAAGCGAAGCTATTCAGCTATCGCTTGTAATGATCAATTGTGCATAAACTCGTGGTATGTAGTCTGTATAAATGTTGTAAACGGTCACCAACTGATGTCTCTCAGGGCAGGCAAGCCGCCCCAGGGGCTGCATCTGGACGTGATGAAGGGAGACAAACTGATGGAGGTAACCGGAAACTGGGCCATTTTTACTCTTTACATCATCTCAACGTTATTGTGCATTAGTGTCAAAGCATGTATAGATAATACTGTGGGAGCTCCCTTAGTTGAATGCACCAGATACGAGCCTGACAGTCCACTTTGTCCCAGCTGTGATGCACACTGGGACTGTCTATGGCTGCACGGCTTCAAACGGTGCAAGAGCAGCAACAGCCCTGAGATTTAAGCTTTTCAGTGGGAAGCAACACTGTTAAGTTATGGCTCAGAGGCACAGAGACATAACAGACTGTTTATGGATCTCTCTGGAAGAGTGTTTGAATGACCATGATTCACTGAAACTGTCTCTCCCTATAGAAACTGATCATAGATGAAAAGAAGTACTACTTGTTTGGGAGGAACCCAGACTGGTGTGACTTCACCATCGACCATCAGTCATGCTCACGTGTCCACGCTGCCCTGGTCTACCACAAACACCTGAAGAGGGTCTTTCTCATAGACCTCAACAGCAGTAAGACACCATTCACAATCACATCTTGTTTACTCATTTTAGGCTGTATCTATAACCAGTATCTGGCATGGTTTGACATACACAGGATAAAAACTACTATTATTACAATACTTacgtcacaatacaatattattgcgatttcaGATGTTCTGCAActtctgtttttatctaataacataaagttttcagtctgttcaccTCACTTAAGTCATTTTTTGCAGCACTATTTATCTAGTCAAGTAGTagtatttgattttattattctaataGGCTACCAAAACTTTAATCACATTTGATTCAGTTCAACAGGCCACACTTTCACAGTTAACATACGCCACTCTCCTATTCATTGTCATCGTTTTAGCTCACGGTACTTTCCTTGGACACATCCGTCTGGAGGCACACAAGCCTCAGCAAGTACCCATAGACTCTACAATATCTTTTGGGGCCTCAACAAGGACGTACACCATCAGAGAGAAACCCCAAACCCAAGGCACAGCCGGCACAGGAGACAGTAAgacaggagaggacgaggagcTGAAAGGACTGCTTGGGCTTCCAGAAGAAGAGACAGAGCTGGAGGTACATTTAGTTtcttaataataacaatattcttATGCTCTTAAGCATAAACTAcgtaacagaaaaaaatggctgTCTTGTTTCCTGATTATCACCTTTTTGCTTCCAAATTGCAGTTTTATAGATGCACAACAAcgtttaaaatatattttagtgctTTTCTTTTCTATAGTTATCTTTATTAAGTgtaatattttgcattttgttttaatccTCAGAGATCATAGATTGTATGATCAGTGTTAACACAAAAACTAAAATCTCGAGATTGATCTGTTTATGTCTATTGCTCAGTCTGGTATAATGTCATGTTGTAAAGTAGTATTATCTTTATCAGTGCAGCTAtattacacacatttttctttatctgccTGTATCCTGCCAGAACCTGACAGAGTTCAACACAGCTCACAACAAACGCATCTCCCTACTGACCATCGAGGAGGGTAATCTTGAAATCCAGAGGCCTAAGAGGAAACGGAGGAACTCCAGGGTTACCTTCAATGAAGAGGACTCCATCATTAACCCAGGTACGAATCAAAGTGAAGGCAGTGctgaaagaaacacaaaaactcaGTTATACTTTAAACAACTGCATGTTTAAACAATTCTGTTGCTTGTAATGACAATGCCAGACCAGACTATGTTTTGTGGTGGATTAAACTCCTTTCTTAATAGTGTTGTGAAATTGTAGAGTCTTGTGTTAAAGTTTCACTGCATGCAACTGAGAAGGAAATTAGAGGATTTTGCGgtcatgtttttaaatatataaccGAGCTATATTGCCAAACAGATATTTGAGATTCTGCTTTTCAAGAGAGGAATTGCACTCTGCAACAGATTGTAACACTTGTCTTTAAACTCTTACAGAGGATATAGACCCCTCAGTGGGACGCTTTAGAAACATGGTCCAGACTGCTGTCATCCCCATCAAGGTAAGCTTTGGTTTTGTTATTTAAGAACTTCTGATTCACTTGGTATATTTCAGCAGAAAGGCGAGCTGTACCCAGCATGCCATTTGGCGGTTTAACAGTTAACAAGGGTCCCTTCTCAATACACTACACAGTGTGTACCGCTGGTAGTAGTAACACACtactaataaatatgttttgtagATCTCAAGAGCTGGTACTCAACACTATACTACACTGGGTCCTCAGCAATACAAAGGATACGTGTGACAACAATAGGCTGATTGTCTTGAAATTCgtaggacagacagacacaaaaagtcTCTTCCATTTTAGTTAGATGAGTGATTCTGattttttccaaaaaaagaTGAGTAGGGTTCTCATAGTCT
This DNA window, taken from Epinephelus moara isolate mb chromosome 6, YSFRI_EMoa_1.0, whole genome shotgun sequence, encodes the following:
- the ppp1r8b gene encoding protein phosphatase 1, regulatory subunit 8b, which codes for MATKTSKESAPPFDCPSWAGKPPQGLHLDVMKGDKLMEKLIIDEKKYYLFGRNPDWCDFTIDHQSCSRVHAALVYHKHLKRVFLIDLNSTHGTFLGHIRLEAHKPQQVPIDSTISFGASTRTYTIREKPQTQGTAGTGDSKTGEDEELKGLLGLPEEETELENLTEFNTAHNKRISLLTIEEGNLEIQRPKRKRRNSRVTFNEEDSIINPEDIDPSVGRFRNMVQTAVIPIKKRRSDSQNTLGLEDLTSKRIHGYSLGGGLYGDLPPTSHENQPTGAPGGAAMQGGLPLPFPNPAPEVDLAPEAPQPPVTLNPTPVTAPYLPETHNEPRKKKYAKEAWPGKKPTPSLLI